A genomic window from Alkalihalobacillus sp. AL-G includes:
- a CDS encoding penicillin acylase family protein, with protein MEKVVQKEYVVNRRLSVKKVVVMASMIVLVLLIVASSVGVYVVQKSLPITNGSVTLSGISEPVTVYRDDTGVPHIEASNIRDLYFTQGYITAQDRLFQMDLSRRLASGRLSEVVGEATIDSDRFFRTLGLRRAAEASFEHYSDQAKNVLDYYAEGVNAYINQAKKKNTLPVEFLIMNYEPELWTPFDSLTIAKYMAFDLGGHWEGQAFRQYLLQKFPEEKALELFPSYPKNASTIISAIKNYPIDLKKSFANAVVPNTFNGSNNWVVSGQKTESGLPLLANDPHLGLGTPSIWYETHLRTNDLNVSGVIFAGIPGIIVGHNEKIGWGVTNVGPDVQDLYIEKRHPEDPALFKYMGEWEKANVIKEMIHVKGTESVEHTVMITRHGPIISEFAHHDDTETALALKWTALQPSTELEAVLRMNKAGDWEEFKEALTYFHTPAQNFVFASKEGKIAYRANGLIPIRKKGDGMLPVPGWTDEYEWEGYIPWEELPTIEDPVQGFIATANNRIVGEEYPYHITNTWAQPYRHERITDVLSGLGQFTIEDMQQLQFDQYNLQAEEMIPILLPRLYQTTMSQLEKEAFNMLGHWNYMDDKDSGAPLVFHLWMYEISDVLFEKQIDKEMMDLFDGRAQTVDQLIRHAHNSAPGIWMTEAGGLSIVASIAFERTVDKVSKLQGEDPEKWRWGDYHSVTFEHRLGSIEPLNLLVDSNDTPLGGSRVTVMAAGWDRGTGNVNHGAAWRTVVDLSNIHHAYNVVAPGQSGHPLSDFYNDQIDEWTTGKYHITSTIKDEYKHGDTLRLLPKE; from the coding sequence TTGGAGAAAGTCGTACAAAAGGAGTATGTTGTCAATCGCCGCCTGTCTGTCAAAAAGGTCGTAGTCATGGCAAGTATGATAGTTCTCGTTTTATTGATCGTTGCATCATCTGTTGGCGTGTATGTCGTTCAAAAAAGTCTTCCGATTACGAATGGGTCAGTAACGCTGTCTGGAATTTCTGAACCGGTTACCGTCTATCGTGATGATACGGGCGTTCCCCATATCGAAGCGAGTAATATTCGAGATCTTTATTTTACGCAAGGATACATAACTGCTCAGGATCGATTATTTCAAATGGATCTTAGCCGCCGTTTAGCCTCAGGCCGGTTAAGCGAGGTCGTGGGCGAAGCAACAATCGATAGCGACCGGTTTTTCCGTACACTCGGATTGAGACGTGCGGCTGAGGCATCATTTGAGCATTATTCGGATCAAGCAAAGAATGTGTTGGACTATTACGCTGAGGGTGTCAATGCCTACATAAACCAAGCGAAAAAGAAGAACACCCTCCCCGTTGAATTTCTAATCATGAACTATGAGCCTGAATTATGGACACCGTTCGACTCACTGACCATTGCGAAGTATATGGCTTTTGATTTGGGCGGCCATTGGGAAGGACAAGCTTTTCGCCAATATTTGCTTCAAAAGTTTCCAGAAGAAAAAGCGCTAGAGCTATTTCCTTCCTATCCGAAAAATGCTTCGACAATCATCTCAGCCATAAAGAACTATCCGATCGATCTTAAAAAAAGCTTTGCAAATGCCGTTGTTCCAAACACTTTTAATGGGAGTAATAATTGGGTCGTTTCCGGACAAAAAACGGAAAGCGGCTTACCATTGCTAGCAAATGATCCTCATCTCGGCCTTGGTACTCCCTCCATCTGGTACGAAACACATCTAAGAACAAATGACCTGAATGTCAGTGGCGTAATTTTTGCCGGGATTCCAGGAATCATCGTCGGTCATAATGAAAAAATCGGCTGGGGTGTCACAAATGTTGGACCTGACGTTCAGGATCTATACATTGAAAAACGACATCCAGAGGATCCAGCTCTTTTTAAATATATGGGTGAGTGGGAAAAAGCAAATGTGATCAAGGAAATGATTCACGTAAAAGGTACTGAATCAGTTGAGCATACGGTTATGATTACTCGGCATGGGCCCATTATTTCCGAGTTTGCCCATCATGATGATACCGAAACGGCTTTAGCCTTGAAATGGACAGCTCTGCAACCTTCAACTGAGCTTGAAGCGGTTCTCCGAATGAACAAGGCAGGAGACTGGGAGGAGTTTAAAGAGGCGCTCACGTATTTTCATACACCAGCACAAAACTTTGTGTTCGCTTCAAAAGAGGGAAAGATTGCCTACAGAGCAAACGGCTTGATTCCAATTCGTAAAAAGGGGGACGGGATGCTTCCGGTTCCAGGATGGACGGATGAGTACGAGTGGGAAGGGTATATTCCGTGGGAGGAGCTTCCGACAATTGAGGACCCTGTGCAAGGGTTCATTGCCACGGCTAACAATAGAATCGTCGGGGAGGAGTATCCATACCATATTACAAATACATGGGCTCAGCCTTATCGACATGAACGAATTACGGACGTCCTATCAGGCCTCGGTCAATTTACGATAGAGGATATGCAGCAATTGCAGTTCGACCAATATAACCTGCAGGCAGAAGAAATGATTCCGATCCTGCTGCCAAGGCTTTACCAAACAACAATGTCTCAGCTTGAAAAAGAAGCGTTTAACATGCTTGGCCACTGGAATTACATGGACGATAAAGATTCAGGTGCACCCTTGGTTTTCCATCTCTGGATGTATGAAATCAGTGATGTTCTATTTGAAAAGCAGATCGATAAGGAAATGATGGATCTGTTTGACGGAAGAGCACAGACAGTCGATCAATTGATCCGTCATGCACATAACAGTGCCCCTGGCATTTGGATGACGGAAGCAGGTGGATTATCGATAGTGGCATCCATTGCATTCGAGCGTACGGTTGATAAAGTATCGAAATTACAAGGAGAAGATCCAGAAAAGTGGCGGTGGGGAGACTACCATTCTGTCACTTTTGAGCATCGGCTTGGATCAATCGAACCGCTTAATTTGCTGGTTGATTCGAATGATACACCACTTGGAGGTAGCCGTGTCACAGTAATGGCAGCAGGATGGGACCGTGGGACAGGCAATGTGAATCATGGTGCTGCGTGGCGAACGGTTGTAGACCTATCAAATATCCATCATGCGTATAATGTCGTCGCTCCTGGTCAATCAGGACATCCGTTAAGCGACTTTTACAATGATCAAATCGATGAATGGACAACAGGTAAATACCATATTACGAGCACCATTAAAGATGAATATAAGCATGGCGACACTTTACGATTGTTGCCAAAGGAGTAA
- a CDS encoding DUF4037 domain-containing protein, which yields MNLLEKAKQISTYYRENNKLAVLFIGGSVSRGWQDQYSDIELFLLWDEPPSDEDRLTPIKSANGTILDFHPYEDNEWSETFLFDETKFEISSFLTSTVEEYIKVVHNGNPSLEKQCLLGAIVDGIPLKGESRLHGLKTALQQYPDQLKANMIQEHLQFGGPWQNREALLYRGDHLMLYRTMTEASMNLMAVLSAINNEYIHHPRFKWVNETSENFRIKPVNFHQRLLKIFGHLQPEEGVRALESLINETIHLIENEFPSLDIDDLKMNARSVRPRAK from the coding sequence TTGAATCTGTTAGAAAAAGCAAAGCAAATATCGACTTACTATCGTGAAAATAATAAACTAGCGGTTTTATTCATTGGTGGATCTGTATCAAGAGGGTGGCAAGATCAATACTCGGATATTGAGCTTTTTTTGCTATGGGACGAGCCTCCATCCGATGAGGATCGTTTAACACCAATAAAATCGGCCAACGGAACCATCCTCGACTTTCATCCGTATGAAGATAACGAATGGTCGGAAACGTTTTTATTCGATGAAACGAAATTCGAGATCAGCAGCTTTCTTACCTCGACTGTTGAGGAGTATATAAAAGTTGTGCACAATGGTAATCCTTCACTTGAAAAGCAATGCCTGCTCGGGGCAATTGTTGATGGGATCCCGTTAAAAGGAGAGAGTCGTCTGCACGGGCTTAAAACCGCTTTACAACAATACCCTGATCAATTAAAAGCGAACATGATCCAGGAACACCTTCAGTTTGGAGGACCTTGGCAGAACAGGGAGGCTCTATTATACCGCGGAGACCATCTGATGCTATACAGGACAATGACCGAAGCAAGTATGAACCTTATGGCCGTTCTAAGTGCGATCAACAACGAATACATCCACCATCCAAGGTTCAAATGGGTAAACGAAACATCCGAAAACTTCCGAATAAAACCAGTGAATTTCCATCAACGCCTGTTAAAAATATTTGGGCATTTACAGCCTGAAGAAGGGGTACGGGCACTAGAATCCCTTATTAATGAAACCATTCATTTAATTGAGAATGAATTTCCTAGTCTTGATATAGACGATTTGAAAATGAATGCTCGTTCAGTTCGTCCAAGAGCTAAATGA
- a CDS encoding class I SAM-dependent methyltransferase: MGNYNVEKQYATSSNLNARIQLHERFSTNITGWTEWYFGEMTIPMDAKILDVGCGTASFWKENASRVPDSIELVLVDASKGMITEAKSNIESVGLKADFSAANLCALPFPDNHFDIVMANHMLYHLEDQDRKKGIKELSRVLKGDGTLYASTIGEGHLREFPELLSAFDASLDYRTKNISDAFSLQNGSEQLSVNFSNVKVKHYDCDLAITEGAPIVQYVQSTMSSAADQLKHNNNAERLTQFLNRRIIENGPIHITKETGYLSAKKKI; this comes from the coding sequence ATGGGGAACTATAATGTTGAAAAACAATATGCAACGAGTAGCAATCTAAATGCGCGTATCCAACTACATGAACGGTTCAGCACAAATATAACAGGCTGGACGGAATGGTACTTTGGAGAAATGACCATACCTATGGATGCTAAAATCCTAGATGTCGGTTGTGGAACTGCAAGCTTCTGGAAGGAGAATGCTTCCCGTGTTCCCGACTCAATCGAACTGGTTTTAGTAGACGCCTCGAAAGGGATGATAACGGAAGCCAAATCAAATATCGAATCAGTTGGCCTTAAAGCTGATTTTTCCGCTGCAAATTTATGTGCCCTACCGTTTCCCGACAATCATTTTGACATCGTGATGGCTAACCACATGCTTTATCATTTGGAGGATCAGGATCGTAAAAAGGGAATTAAAGAATTGAGCCGGGTGTTAAAAGGCGACGGTACATTGTATGCCTCAACAATCGGTGAAGGACATTTACGGGAATTCCCCGAACTTCTTTCAGCGTTTGACGCCTCTCTCGACTATCGAACAAAGAATATTTCTGATGCATTTAGTTTACAGAATGGATCGGAGCAACTATCCGTCAATTTTTCAAACGTAAAAGTAAAGCATTATGACTGCGATTTAGCGATTACAGAAGGAGCTCCAATTGTTCAATATGTCCAATCAACAATGAGTTCTGCCGCAGATCAACTTAAGCACAACAATAACGCAGAGAGACTTACACAGTTTTTAAATAGGAGGATTATCGAAAACGGCCCGATTCATATTACGAAAGAAACTGGTTATCTTTCAGCCAAAAAGAAAATCTGA
- a CDS encoding mechanosensitive ion channel family protein — protein MQEIIETLVNWTTDLEFWYDIGIALAIFLGFVIFRKIFTKYIFKIITRFTSKTKAQIFHKVLLAFERPLRAFFIFLGLYIAYVSLEFSGDFITIPRQFFRTAIIVLITWGLINLSSTTSVLFEQIHRRLNIQVDAILIPFLSKVLKFIIVAISLSVIAQEWGYDVNGFVAGLGIGGLAIAFAAKESLGNLLGGVVIIIERPFSIGDWIQTPSVEGVVEDINFRSTQVRTFADSLVTVPNATISNEAITNWSRMRKRRITFNLGLTYNTPRNKIKTCVERIRTMIREHEGVHPEFIVVNFDRYNSSSLDLLIYFFTITTSWEKYLTIKEEINLKILEILEEENVDVAFPSTSVYMETQSESYEKSDLSERTTIEHNDEAQDRHHDNNDDDQTGQPEGERG, from the coding sequence ATGCAGGAAATAATTGAAACTTTGGTAAACTGGACGACCGACCTTGAATTTTGGTATGACATCGGCATTGCTTTAGCAATCTTTCTAGGCTTTGTGATATTCCGAAAAATTTTCACGAAATATATTTTTAAAATCATAACAAGGTTCACAAGCAAAACAAAAGCACAGATCTTTCATAAGGTTTTGCTCGCTTTTGAACGTCCGTTACGTGCATTTTTCATTTTTTTAGGACTCTATATTGCTTATGTCTCATTAGAATTCAGTGGTGATTTTATTACAATTCCGCGACAGTTTTTCCGTACAGCCATCATCGTATTGATTACCTGGGGGCTGATCAACCTGTCGTCAACCACTTCGGTTTTATTTGAGCAAATACACCGTCGATTGAATATACAGGTTGACGCAATTTTGATCCCCTTTCTCTCGAAGGTATTGAAATTTATCATCGTAGCAATCAGCCTTAGCGTGATTGCTCAGGAATGGGGTTACGACGTCAATGGTTTCGTGGCAGGACTAGGAATTGGTGGTCTTGCAATTGCCTTTGCTGCGAAAGAATCGTTAGGAAACCTGTTAGGCGGGGTTGTCATCATCATTGAGAGACCTTTTTCGATTGGTGATTGGATTCAAACACCGTCAGTCGAAGGAGTTGTCGAGGATATCAACTTCAGAAGTACTCAGGTACGGACTTTTGCCGATTCGTTAGTTACTGTGCCGAATGCGACAATTTCAAATGAGGCAATAACGAACTGGAGCAGAATGAGAAAGCGTCGTATCACCTTCAATTTAGGTCTTACATATAATACACCTAGGAATAAGATCAAGACTTGTGTCGAGCGGATAAGAACGATGATACGTGAACATGAAGGGGTTCATCCTGAATTTATCGTCGTTAACTTCGATCGTTATAACAGCAGCAGCCTTGACCTTCTTATTTACTTTTTCACGATTACAACAAGCTGGGAAAAGTATCTTACAATCAAAGAAGAAATCAACCTAAAAATCCTCGAGATTTTAGAAGAGGAAAATGTAGATGTGGCATTCCCGAGCACTAGTGTTTATATGGAAACCCAGTCTGAGTCGTATGAAAAATCTGACCTAAGTGAACGTACAACGATCGAACATAATGATGAAGCACAGGACAGACATCATGATAATAACGATGACGATCAAACGGGACAACCTGAAGGTGAAAGAGGATGA
- a CDS encoding YbxH family protein, protein MGAIQRDGYTFDVEYSVSHQNGAVHVYQDGKFIQELPFQFSGEKPNEDEIEQLVDRFFEMGTGL, encoded by the coding sequence ATGGGAGCAATTCAACGAGATGGATACACGTTTGATGTCGAATACAGCGTTTCTCATCAGAATGGTGCGGTACATGTTTACCAAGATGGGAAATTCATTCAGGAGCTGCCGTTTCAGTTTTCAGGTGAAAAGCCGAACGAGGATGAAATTGAGCAGCTGGTCGATCGATTTTTTGAAATGGGGACAGGTTTGTAA
- a CDS encoding uracil-DNA glycosylase, with amino-acid sequence MAILQNDWQDVLKQEFEKPYYRSLLEQLKEEYKTDKVYPDINDIFNALNYTPYKEAKVVILGQDPYHGPGQAHGLSFSVQPGVKHPPSLRNIFKELKDDLGHDIPDHGSLVQWAKQGVLLLNTVLTVKERQPNSHKGLGWEMFTNTVIKQLNRRSTPVVFILWGRHAQQKEELITNNDHFILKSPHPSPFSANRGFFGSRPFSRANLFLKKNGLDEIDWEILPQKPVSQ; translated from the coding sequence ATGGCGATTTTACAAAATGATTGGCAGGATGTACTAAAACAAGAGTTTGAGAAACCTTATTATAGAAGTCTCCTTGAACAGTTAAAAGAAGAGTATAAGACAGACAAGGTTTATCCGGATATAAACGACATTTTCAATGCGTTGAATTATACACCTTACAAGGAGGCGAAGGTCGTCATTTTAGGGCAGGATCCTTACCATGGTCCTGGACAAGCGCACGGCCTAAGCTTTTCTGTCCAACCAGGAGTCAAGCATCCACCGTCATTACGGAACATTTTTAAAGAACTGAAAGACGATCTGGGTCACGACATTCCTGATCACGGTTCACTTGTGCAATGGGCGAAGCAAGGAGTCCTGTTACTGAATACGGTTTTGACGGTTAAGGAACGTCAACCGAACTCACATAAGGGTTTGGGTTGGGAGATGTTTACGAACACAGTCATCAAGCAATTAAATCGGCGGTCGACACCGGTTGTCTTTATTTTGTGGGGACGCCATGCTCAACAGAAGGAAGAACTGATCACGAACAATGATCATTTCATCTTAAAATCTCCGCACCCGAGTCCATTTTCGGCAAACCGAGGCTTTTTTGGGAGCCGACCATTTTCCCGCGCGAACCTATTTTTAAAAAAGAACGGATTGGATGAAATCGATTGGGAAATTCTACCGCAGAAGCCGGTTTCGCAGTAA
- a CDS encoding flavin reductase family protein, with amino-acid sequence MRKPTDQTVMHSYPGMVAIVTVAHEGEDNVMAAGWHSYISYDPAIYGVAIGRERHTHKLVKKAGCFAVNFLPYEKAAFIQQAGTYSGNATNKFELGGVTFDRGITIDAPILHDAYVAYECKMIDVNSYGDHDWFVGEITKFYRDEDLFQQNGLPDFDKLDIPLYLGRSSYLRADAKSVIKQFRV; translated from the coding sequence ATGAGAAAACCTACAGATCAAACGGTCATGCACAGCTATCCAGGTATGGTTGCAATCGTAACGGTTGCACACGAGGGTGAAGACAATGTCATGGCAGCTGGCTGGCATTCGTACATTTCATACGACCCGGCTATTTACGGTGTTGCGATTGGACGTGAAAGACATACCCATAAGCTCGTTAAAAAAGCGGGCTGTTTTGCGGTTAATTTTTTACCTTATGAAAAAGCAGCGTTCATTCAACAAGCAGGTACATATTCAGGAAACGCTACGAATAAATTCGAACTCGGCGGCGTAACGTTCGACAGGGGAATTACGATTGATGCCCCTATTTTACATGACGCATATGTCGCCTATGAGTGTAAAATGATCGACGTTAATTCTTACGGGGACCACGATTGGTTTGTCGGGGAGATTACGAAGTTTTATCGAGATGAGGATTTGTTTCAACAAAATGGCTTGCCCGATTTCGACAAGCTGGATATTCCACTCTATTTGGGACGTTCTAGTTACTTGAGGGCAGATGCGAAAAGTGTGATCAAGCAGTTTCGAGTATAG
- the eis gene encoding enhanced intracellular survival protein Eis, which produces MEIKKIPLNEMEQFVAIVSRSYPGIHIVSEDDHTKTAERFSEIQKNDQASSFYGAYKDGKMVGGMRLLDFEMMYHKKIVPIGGIGSVAVDLLHKKERVAKLMLEYFHEHYRDRGFPLTALYPFRPDFYKQMGYGYGTKKNRYRVKPENLPKGSSKAHIAYITLDQVDTLVDCYNRVAAKTHGYMLRTDKDYIRPMKQQGNYTIGYLKNGEVKGYAGFSFQSGKEGNFVINDILIHEFVYENQDVLTEMLTFFHSQFDQIRYILFDTQDEHFHYLFADPRNGTDEMIPHVTHESNTQGIGLMYRILDVKVFMESLSSHNFNDKTCRLKLSVRDTFLPKNNQSVTIHVEDGRLKVGSDLETDVEVQINVSELSSWLMGVVPFDRLYQYGLAKISDPNYVNVVSDLFHSRQKPECLNRF; this is translated from the coding sequence ATGGAAATCAAAAAAATACCGTTAAATGAGATGGAACAGTTTGTTGCGATTGTCAGTCGATCGTATCCAGGCATTCACATTGTGTCAGAAGACGATCATACAAAAACAGCAGAACGGTTCTCAGAAATTCAGAAAAACGATCAAGCCTCTTCTTTTTATGGCGCCTATAAGGATGGAAAGATGGTCGGCGGGATGCGGCTTCTTGACTTTGAAATGATGTACCACAAGAAGATAGTCCCTATCGGTGGCATCGGCTCGGTTGCCGTCGACCTTTTACATAAAAAAGAACGCGTTGCTAAATTGATGCTTGAATATTTTCACGAGCATTACCGCGATCGCGGGTTTCCACTAACCGCACTATACCCTTTCCGCCCAGATTTTTATAAACAGATGGGATACGGGTACGGGACGAAGAAAAACCGTTATCGGGTGAAGCCTGAAAATCTGCCAAAAGGCTCCTCCAAAGCACATATCGCTTACATAACTCTTGATCAGGTCGATACATTGGTAGATTGCTACAATCGGGTCGCAGCCAAGACACACGGGTATATGCTTCGTACGGACAAGGACTATATACGACCGATGAAACAGCAAGGGAATTATACGATCGGCTATTTGAAAAATGGTGAAGTGAAAGGCTACGCAGGGTTTTCCTTTCAATCTGGTAAGGAAGGGAATTTCGTCATCAATGATATTTTGATTCACGAATTCGTCTATGAAAATCAAGATGTGCTTACGGAGATGCTGACGTTTTTCCATAGTCAATTCGATCAGATTCGGTACATCCTGTTCGATACACAAGACGAGCATTTTCATTACTTGTTCGCAGACCCACGAAATGGAACTGACGAAATGATCCCGCATGTGACACATGAATCGAATACACAGGGAATCGGCTTGATGTACCGAATCCTGGACGTGAAAGTGTTCATGGAATCGCTATCAAGCCATAATTTTAACGATAAGACGTGCCGCTTGAAATTGTCGGTTCGCGATACTTTTTTACCTAAAAATAACCAAAGTGTAACCATACATGTTGAAGACGGTCGCTTGAAGGTCGGTTCGGATTTAGAGACAGATGTTGAAGTCCAAATAAATGTATCCGAATTATCCTCGTGGCTGATGGGTGTTGTTCCATTCGATCGTCTTTATCAATACGGGCTGGCCAAAATTTCCGATCCGAACTACGTGAACGTGGTAAGTGACTTATTCCATTCACGACAAAAACCAGAATGCTTAAACCGTTTTTAA
- a CDS encoding GNAT family N-acetyltransferase, whose product MTTRTIRYGERVYLGRFKEEDLETVSKWYQDDEYMRCMDALPSFPMLPRDFKEWVELKPREQKGYVFAIRLKEDDRVLGWVDVNDILWPHRNAWLAIGIGERELWQKGIGYETMQLALDFAFNELNLHRIQLTVFSYNQRAIKLYERLGFTFEGAQREFLFRDGEAYDMHMYGLLRREWVKQEQG is encoded by the coding sequence ATGACTACACGAACGATTCGATATGGGGAACGAGTCTATCTTGGACGCTTCAAGGAGGAGGATCTTGAAACGGTATCCAAGTGGTATCAGGACGATGAATATATGCGGTGCATGGATGCATTACCTTCATTTCCGATGCTTCCACGCGATTTTAAAGAATGGGTTGAACTTAAACCAAGAGAACAAAAAGGATATGTATTTGCTATCCGATTAAAGGAGGACGACCGAGTTCTTGGCTGGGTTGATGTCAATGACATTCTTTGGCCGCATCGGAATGCATGGCTTGCGATCGGAATCGGCGAACGTGAGCTTTGGCAGAAAGGGATTGGCTATGAAACGATGCAGCTCGCACTCGACTTTGCTTTTAACGAACTGAACCTGCACCGGATCCAGCTGACGGTCTTCAGTTACAACCAACGCGCCATTAAGCTTTATGAACGGCTCGGATTCACATTCGAAGGGGCGCAACGGGAATTCCTTTTCCGAGACGGAGAGGCATATGACATGCACATGTACGGCTTACTTCGACGTGAGTGGGTTAAACAAGAGCAAGGGTAA
- the pdxK gene encoding pyridoxine/pyridoxal/pyridoxamine kinase encodes MKKALTIAGSDSSGGAGIQADLKTFQELNVYGMTALTTIVSMDPDNNWHHNVFPQELGTVEAQLKTIVSVGVDAVKTGMLGSPDIIGLAAKTIKENQLPNVVIDPVMVCKGAEEVLHPENTDALRDVLVPTADVATPNLFEAAFLANQKPITTVDDMKEAAKKIHDTGAKHVLIKGGSKLEHKNAIDLFYDGNEFSILDSEKIDTPYTHGAGCTYSAAITASLAQGKSVREAIETAKAFITEAIRHSFRLNEYVGPTNHASYKQLVSSR; translated from the coding sequence ATGAAAAAGGCATTGACGATTGCAGGTTCTGACAGTAGTGGCGGAGCTGGGATCCAGGCTGACCTGAAAACATTCCAAGAGCTGAACGTTTATGGAATGACTGCGTTGACAACAATTGTATCTATGGATCCGGATAACAATTGGCACCATAACGTTTTCCCACAGGAATTAGGCACGGTTGAGGCACAGCTGAAGACGATTGTATCAGTCGGTGTAGATGCAGTGAAAACAGGTATGCTCGGCTCTCCTGATATCATTGGGCTTGCTGCGAAAACGATCAAAGAAAACCAACTTCCAAACGTCGTTATCGACCCGGTGATGGTTTGTAAAGGGGCTGAGGAAGTGCTTCACCCAGAGAACACCGATGCACTCCGCGATGTGCTCGTTCCAACAGCAGACGTTGCCACTCCGAACCTTTTTGAGGCAGCATTCCTTGCGAATCAAAAACCGATTACAACGGTGGATGACATGAAGGAAGCGGCAAAGAAAATCCATGACACAGGCGCTAAGCATGTGTTGATCAAAGGCGGCTCCAAGCTCGAGCATAAAAACGCGATCGACCTTTTCTATGATGGAAACGAATTCAGCATCCTAGATTCAGAGAAGATTGATACACCTTACACACATGGTGCTGGATGTACGTATTCTGCGGCCATTACAGCAAGCTTAGCACAAGGTAAATCGGTCAGAGAGGCGATTGAAACGGCAAAAGCATTCATCACTGAAGCGATCCGCCACTCCTTCCGTCTCAATGAATATGTCGGACCAACCAATCACGCATCATATAAACAACTCGTTTCAAGCCGATAA
- a CDS encoding YojF family protein encodes MDPIDVSKVQNLIERFVDKDVYIHLETTNGAYASHFDESFFSAGAYIRNGKIRYTRGKITGAGPYRVGLKIELGWIYAEGLTDWELEGKNRLLMAGHDKDGKLAVALEISETPFD; translated from the coding sequence TTGGATCCGATAGATGTGTCAAAAGTACAAAACCTTATCGAGCGGTTTGTTGATAAAGATGTCTATATTCACCTTGAAACGACGAATGGTGCTTACGCCTCTCATTTCGATGAATCCTTTTTCTCAGCAGGAGCTTATATCCGTAATGGGAAAATCCGCTATACACGTGGAAAAATAACTGGTGCTGGACCGTATCGAGTCGGGTTGAAAATAGAACTCGGTTGGATTTATGCAGAGGGGCTTACCGATTGGGAGCTTGAAGGGAAAAATAGACTGCTGATGGCTGGTCACGATAAAGATGGAAAGCTTGCCGTTGCACTCGAAATTAGCGAAACCCCTTTTGATTAA
- the bshB2 gene encoding bacillithiol biosynthesis deacetylase BshB2 encodes MEAHEHVLVVFPHPDDEAFGVSGSIAGFIKNGTPVTYMCLTLGEMGRNMGNPPFANRETLPLIRKKELETACKVLGIKDVRMMGYRDKTIEFEDPVIIADHVTEVIMEVKPTLIITFYPGYSVHPDHDACGEAVIEAVRQLPESERPPVECVAFSNDCVEKLGEPDVIRDVADVQDKKIATIEAHRSQTAGLVAGMKKRLEANEEEVINRLQRERFWTYKFN; translated from the coding sequence ATGGAAGCGCATGAGCATGTCCTTGTCGTATTCCCTCATCCCGATGATGAAGCATTCGGTGTTTCCGGTTCGATTGCAGGTTTTATCAAGAATGGAACACCGGTGACCTATATGTGCTTAACCCTTGGCGAGATGGGCCGAAACATGGGAAACCCACCATTTGCGAATCGGGAAACTCTCCCATTGATCCGTAAAAAAGAACTTGAAACCGCCTGTAAGGTACTCGGAATCAAAGACGTACGCATGATGGGCTATCGTGATAAAACAATTGAATTCGAAGACCCTGTTATCATCGCCGACCATGTGACTGAGGTGATTATGGAAGTAAAGCCGACCCTCATCATCACTTTTTACCCTGGTTACAGCGTGCATCCCGATCACGATGCGTGTGGCGAGGCAGTGATTGAGGCAGTAAGGCAGCTTCCCGAATCCGAACGACCGCCAGTCGAATGTGTTGCCTTCTCCAATGACTGTGTCGAAAAGCTGGGAGAACCCGATGTCATTCGTGATGTAGCTGATGTCCAAGACAAGAAAATCGCAACGATTGAAGCACACCGTTCTCAAACAGCCGGGCTCGTCGCGGGCATGAAAAAACGTCTCGAGGCAAATGAGGAAGAAGTGATCAACCGGCTTCAAAGGGAACGTTTCTGGACGTATAAATTTAATTAA